Proteins co-encoded in one Ziziphus jujuba cultivar Dongzao chromosome 9, ASM3175591v1 genomic window:
- the LOC107427229 gene encoding protein DETOXIFICATION 45, chloroplastic isoform X2 yields MAGTQFSSEALSNRLSSGVGKYNLRKEKFRLFSSLRRDEARQFVAFTDKKDLNHAAVVGGCSFRHRNFTTPLVTNRRKIRFPVVGDQLGSSEVEERIALQEEHVPDSAGNGAPGLTEVPFSKSHSPNVKAELLKLSIPAIAGQALDPLAQLMETAYIGRLGSLELGSAGVSVNIFNYISKLFNIPLLSVATSFVAEDISKNEIKASASENGLPEESTNGKPFDGVSERQQLPSVSTALVLALAIGIFEALALSLGSGLFLNMMGISSDSPMRIPAQRFLSLRAFGAPAVVASLALQGVFRGFKDTKTPVLCLGIGNLLAVVLFPVLMYSFRLGVTGAAISTVVSQYIVTFLMLWFLNKRAILMPPKLGSLQFGGYIKSGGFLLGRTLAVLTTLTLGTSMAARQGPVAMAGHQVCIQVWLAVSLLTDAMAAACQALIASYLSKGQYETVKEITDFSLKIGLFTGVSLAAILGVSFGSLATLFTTDAAVLGIVRSGILFVSASQPLNALAYIYDGLHYGVSDFAYAARAMMIVGAISSAILLFAPKAMGLTGVWLGLTIFMGLRMVAGYLRLRSRTGPWWFLHTDLQRAEVSLAG; encoded by the exons ATGGCGGGCACCCAATTCAGTAGTGAAGCACTTTCTAATAGATTAAGTAGTGGAGTTGGTAAATACAACCTCAGAAAGGAGAAGTTCAGGCTGTTTTCTTCATTACGAAGAGATGAAGCTCGTCAATTTGTAGCATTTACTGATAAGAAGGACTTAAACCACGCAGCTGTTGTGGGGGGCTGCAGTTTCAGGCACAGAAATTTCACCACGCCGTTGGTGACCAATCGGAGAAAAATCCGGTTTCCGGTGGTTGGTGATCAGTTAGGTTCCTCTGAGGTTGAGGAACGAATCGCTTTACAGGAGGAGCATGTGCCTGACAGTGCAGGGAACGGAGCTCC TGGGTTGACAGAAGTTCCTTTCAGTAAGTCACATTCTCCAAATGTAAAAGCAGAGCTTTTAAAGCTTTCTATACCTGCAATTGCAGGGCAGGCTCTTGATCCCTTAGCACAGCTCATGGAGACTGCTTATATTGGTAGATTGG GCTCTTTGGAGTTGGGTTCAGCTGGTGTTTCGGTAAACATTTTTAACTATATTTCAAAGCTATTTAACATTCCTCTTCTCAGTGTGGCTACTTCATTTGTTGCTGAAGATATTTCAAAGAATGAAATTAAGGCTTCTGCATCAG AAAATGGACTTCCAGAAGAGAGTACCAATGGGAAACCTTTTGATGGAGTATCTGAGAGACAGCAACTACCTTCGGTGTCTACTGCTTTAGTGTTAGCTCTTGCAATTGGCATTTTTGAGGCCTTAGCCTTGTCTTTGGGATCTGGATTGTTTCTAAACATGATGGGCATATCATCA GATTCACCCATGCGTATTCCAGCTCAGCGATTTCTTTCACTTAGAGCATTTGGTGCTCCTGCAGTTGTAGCGTCTTTGGCACTCCAAGGAGTTTTTCGTGGGTTTAAGGATACAAAAACTCCTGTTTTATGTCTAG GAATTGGTAATCTCTTAGCTGTGGTTTTGTTTCCCGTACTTATGTATTCTTTCCGATTGGGTGTTACTGGTGCAGCCATTTCCACTGTTGTTTCTCA ATACATTGTCACCTTTCTAATGCTGTGGTTTCTAAACAAGAGAGCAATACTAATGCCCCCAAAATTGGGTTCATTGCAATTTGGTGGATACATAAAATCTG GTGGTTTTCTTCTTGGAAGAACTCTAGCTGTTCTTACGACATTAACATTAGGGACATCAATGGCCGCTCGACAAGGTCCAGTTGCTATGGCTGGTCATCAGGTATGCATACAAGTATGGTTGGCTGTATCCCTTCTAACAGATGCTATGGCTGCGGCTTGTCAG GCCCTGATTGCAAGTTATTTGTCAAAAGGTCAATACGAAACTGTTAAAGAAATTACTGATTTTTCATTAAAG ATAGGATTGTTTACAGGTGTTTCCTTGGCTGCAATTCTGGGTGTGTCTTTTGGTTCACTAGCTACCTTGTTCACAACAGATGCTGCAGTACTAGGAATTGTTAGAAGTGGAATATTG TTTGTCAGTGCAAGCCAACCTCTTAATGCTTTAGCTTATATCTATGATGGTCTCCACTATGGTGTTTCGGATTTTGCATATGCTGCTCGTGCAATG ATGATCGTGGGGGCAATATCTTCCGCAATTTTGCTATTTGCTCCTAAAGCTATGGGTCTTACTGGGGTTTGGTTGGGCTTGACCATCTTTATGGGCTTGCGTATGGTGGCGGGATATTTAAG ATTGCGATCAAGAACGGGGCCATGGTGGTTCTTACACACAGACTTACAGAGAGCAGAGGTTAGT CTGGCCGGTTGA
- the LOC107427229 gene encoding protein DETOXIFICATION 45, chloroplastic isoform X3, producing MAGTQFSSEALSNRLSSGVGKYNLRKEKFRLFSSLRRDEARQFVAFTDKKDLNHAAVVGGCSFRHRNFTTPLVTNRRKIRFPVVGDQLGSSEVEERIALQEEHVPDSAGNGAPGLTEVPFSKSHSPNVKAELLKLSIPAIAGQALDPLAQLMETAYIGRLGSLELGSAGVSVNIFNYISKLFNIPLLSVATSFVAEDISKNEIKASASENGLPEESTNGKPFDGVSERQQLPSVSTALVLALAIGIFEALALSLGSGLFLNMMGISSDSPMRIPAQRFLSLRAFGAPAVVASLALQGVFRGFKDTKTPVLCLGIGNLLAVVLFPVLMYSFRLGVTGAAISTVVSQYIVTFLMLWFLNKRAILMPPKLGSLQFGGYIKSGGFLLGRTLAVLTTLTLGTSMAARQGPVAMAGHQVCIQVWLAVSLLTDAMAAACQALIASYLSKGQYETVKEITDFSLKIGLFTGVSLAAILGVSFGSLATLFTTDAAVLGIVRSGILFVSASQPLNALAYIYDGLHYGVSDFAYAARAMMIVGAISSAILLFAPKAMGLTGVWLGLTIFMGLRMVAGYLRLRSRTGPWWFLHTDLQRAELAG from the exons ATGGCGGGCACCCAATTCAGTAGTGAAGCACTTTCTAATAGATTAAGTAGTGGAGTTGGTAAATACAACCTCAGAAAGGAGAAGTTCAGGCTGTTTTCTTCATTACGAAGAGATGAAGCTCGTCAATTTGTAGCATTTACTGATAAGAAGGACTTAAACCACGCAGCTGTTGTGGGGGGCTGCAGTTTCAGGCACAGAAATTTCACCACGCCGTTGGTGACCAATCGGAGAAAAATCCGGTTTCCGGTGGTTGGTGATCAGTTAGGTTCCTCTGAGGTTGAGGAACGAATCGCTTTACAGGAGGAGCATGTGCCTGACAGTGCAGGGAACGGAGCTCC TGGGTTGACAGAAGTTCCTTTCAGTAAGTCACATTCTCCAAATGTAAAAGCAGAGCTTTTAAAGCTTTCTATACCTGCAATTGCAGGGCAGGCTCTTGATCCCTTAGCACAGCTCATGGAGACTGCTTATATTGGTAGATTGG GCTCTTTGGAGTTGGGTTCAGCTGGTGTTTCGGTAAACATTTTTAACTATATTTCAAAGCTATTTAACATTCCTCTTCTCAGTGTGGCTACTTCATTTGTTGCTGAAGATATTTCAAAGAATGAAATTAAGGCTTCTGCATCAG AAAATGGACTTCCAGAAGAGAGTACCAATGGGAAACCTTTTGATGGAGTATCTGAGAGACAGCAACTACCTTCGGTGTCTACTGCTTTAGTGTTAGCTCTTGCAATTGGCATTTTTGAGGCCTTAGCCTTGTCTTTGGGATCTGGATTGTTTCTAAACATGATGGGCATATCATCA GATTCACCCATGCGTATTCCAGCTCAGCGATTTCTTTCACTTAGAGCATTTGGTGCTCCTGCAGTTGTAGCGTCTTTGGCACTCCAAGGAGTTTTTCGTGGGTTTAAGGATACAAAAACTCCTGTTTTATGTCTAG GAATTGGTAATCTCTTAGCTGTGGTTTTGTTTCCCGTACTTATGTATTCTTTCCGATTGGGTGTTACTGGTGCAGCCATTTCCACTGTTGTTTCTCA ATACATTGTCACCTTTCTAATGCTGTGGTTTCTAAACAAGAGAGCAATACTAATGCCCCCAAAATTGGGTTCATTGCAATTTGGTGGATACATAAAATCTG GTGGTTTTCTTCTTGGAAGAACTCTAGCTGTTCTTACGACATTAACATTAGGGACATCAATGGCCGCTCGACAAGGTCCAGTTGCTATGGCTGGTCATCAGGTATGCATACAAGTATGGTTGGCTGTATCCCTTCTAACAGATGCTATGGCTGCGGCTTGTCAG GCCCTGATTGCAAGTTATTTGTCAAAAGGTCAATACGAAACTGTTAAAGAAATTACTGATTTTTCATTAAAG ATAGGATTGTTTACAGGTGTTTCCTTGGCTGCAATTCTGGGTGTGTCTTTTGGTTCACTAGCTACCTTGTTCACAACAGATGCTGCAGTACTAGGAATTGTTAGAAGTGGAATATTG TTTGTCAGTGCAAGCCAACCTCTTAATGCTTTAGCTTATATCTATGATGGTCTCCACTATGGTGTTTCGGATTTTGCATATGCTGCTCGTGCAATG ATGATCGTGGGGGCAATATCTTCCGCAATTTTGCTATTTGCTCCTAAAGCTATGGGTCTTACTGGGGTTTGGTTGGGCTTGACCATCTTTATGGGCTTGCGTATGGTGGCGGGATATTTAAG ATTGCGATCAAGAACGGGGCCATGGTGGTTCTTACACACAGACTTACAGAGAGCAGAG CTGGCCGGTTGA
- the LOC107427229 gene encoding protein DETOXIFICATION 45, chloroplastic isoform X1 — protein sequence MAGTQFSSEALSNRLSSGVGKYNLRKEKFRLFSSLRRDEARQFVAFTDKKDLNHAAVVGGCSFRHRNFTTPLVTNRRKIRFPVVGDQLGSSEVEERIALQEEHVPDSAGNGAPGLTEVPFSKSHSPNVKAELLKLSIPAIAGQALDPLAQLMETAYIGRLGSLELGSAGVSVNIFNYISKLFNIPLLSVATSFVAEDISKNEIKASASENGLPEESTNGKPFDGVSERQQLPSVSTALVLALAIGIFEALALSLGSGLFLNMMGISSDSPMRIPAQRFLSLRAFGAPAVVASLALQGVFRGFKDTKTPVLCLGIGNLLAVVLFPVLMYSFRLGVTGAAISTVVSQYIVTFLMLWFLNKRAILMPPKLGSLQFGGYIKSGGFLLGRTLAVLTTLTLGTSMAARQGPVAMAGHQVCIQVWLAVSLLTDAMAAACQALIASYLSKGQYETVKEITDFSLKIGLFTGVSLAAILGVSFGSLATLFTTDAAVLGIVRSGILFVSASQPLNALAYIYDGLHYGVSDFAYAARAMMIVGAISSAILLFAPKAMGLTGVWLGLTIFMGLRMVAGYLRLRSRTGPWWFLHTDLQRAEDAFSLTR from the exons ATGGCGGGCACCCAATTCAGTAGTGAAGCACTTTCTAATAGATTAAGTAGTGGAGTTGGTAAATACAACCTCAGAAAGGAGAAGTTCAGGCTGTTTTCTTCATTACGAAGAGATGAAGCTCGTCAATTTGTAGCATTTACTGATAAGAAGGACTTAAACCACGCAGCTGTTGTGGGGGGCTGCAGTTTCAGGCACAGAAATTTCACCACGCCGTTGGTGACCAATCGGAGAAAAATCCGGTTTCCGGTGGTTGGTGATCAGTTAGGTTCCTCTGAGGTTGAGGAACGAATCGCTTTACAGGAGGAGCATGTGCCTGACAGTGCAGGGAACGGAGCTCC TGGGTTGACAGAAGTTCCTTTCAGTAAGTCACATTCTCCAAATGTAAAAGCAGAGCTTTTAAAGCTTTCTATACCTGCAATTGCAGGGCAGGCTCTTGATCCCTTAGCACAGCTCATGGAGACTGCTTATATTGGTAGATTGG GCTCTTTGGAGTTGGGTTCAGCTGGTGTTTCGGTAAACATTTTTAACTATATTTCAAAGCTATTTAACATTCCTCTTCTCAGTGTGGCTACTTCATTTGTTGCTGAAGATATTTCAAAGAATGAAATTAAGGCTTCTGCATCAG AAAATGGACTTCCAGAAGAGAGTACCAATGGGAAACCTTTTGATGGAGTATCTGAGAGACAGCAACTACCTTCGGTGTCTACTGCTTTAGTGTTAGCTCTTGCAATTGGCATTTTTGAGGCCTTAGCCTTGTCTTTGGGATCTGGATTGTTTCTAAACATGATGGGCATATCATCA GATTCACCCATGCGTATTCCAGCTCAGCGATTTCTTTCACTTAGAGCATTTGGTGCTCCTGCAGTTGTAGCGTCTTTGGCACTCCAAGGAGTTTTTCGTGGGTTTAAGGATACAAAAACTCCTGTTTTATGTCTAG GAATTGGTAATCTCTTAGCTGTGGTTTTGTTTCCCGTACTTATGTATTCTTTCCGATTGGGTGTTACTGGTGCAGCCATTTCCACTGTTGTTTCTCA ATACATTGTCACCTTTCTAATGCTGTGGTTTCTAAACAAGAGAGCAATACTAATGCCCCCAAAATTGGGTTCATTGCAATTTGGTGGATACATAAAATCTG GTGGTTTTCTTCTTGGAAGAACTCTAGCTGTTCTTACGACATTAACATTAGGGACATCAATGGCCGCTCGACAAGGTCCAGTTGCTATGGCTGGTCATCAGGTATGCATACAAGTATGGTTGGCTGTATCCCTTCTAACAGATGCTATGGCTGCGGCTTGTCAG GCCCTGATTGCAAGTTATTTGTCAAAAGGTCAATACGAAACTGTTAAAGAAATTACTGATTTTTCATTAAAG ATAGGATTGTTTACAGGTGTTTCCTTGGCTGCAATTCTGGGTGTGTCTTTTGGTTCACTAGCTACCTTGTTCACAACAGATGCTGCAGTACTAGGAATTGTTAGAAGTGGAATATTG TTTGTCAGTGCAAGCCAACCTCTTAATGCTTTAGCTTATATCTATGATGGTCTCCACTATGGTGTTTCGGATTTTGCATATGCTGCTCGTGCAATG ATGATCGTGGGGGCAATATCTTCCGCAATTTTGCTATTTGCTCCTAAAGCTATGGGTCTTACTGGGGTTTGGTTGGGCTTGACCATCTTTATGGGCTTGCGTATGGTGGCGGGATATTTAAG ATTGCGATCAAGAACGGGGCCATGGTGGTTCTTACACACAGACTTACAGAGAGCAGAG GATGCATTTTCATTAACCAGATGA